Part of the Patescibacteria group bacterium genome, TTCCTAGAACCATATGCGATCCAACCAGCCCCAAAACGCCAAGTTGCCCCTGATCCGAAACACCGCAATGTGATTATTGGAAAGTTTATCAATCACGTCATGGAACGCGGAAAGAAAACCGTCGCCCAGGGTGTGGTTTATGATATGTTGGAGATAGTTTCCGAAAAGACCAAGCAGGATCCGCTCGAGATATTCGATTCAGCCATTCGCAACGTGTCTCCAGCCGTTGAAGTAAAATCGCGCCGGATTGGCGGCGCCAACTACCAGATTCCGATCGAAGTACGGGGCGACCGGCGGTTGATGCTGGCGATGCGCTGGATTATCAATGCCGCGCGCGGTCAAAAAGGCCGGAAAATGTCGCAGAAACTGGCCGACGAGATCATCGCCGCGGCTAATAGTCAGGGTGAGGCGATCAAGAAAAAGGAAGATGTTCAACGGATGGCCGAGGCGAACAGAGCCTTCGCTCATTTCGCCTAAGCTGCCGGATGGATATGGATTTACCCACTGCCAGTTCAGCCGACCAGAGCGTCCGTTCCCGCCCATTGCGTTGGTATCGAAGGCGCTGGGTTATTGCCGTTGGTGTGGCTGTAATCATACTCGCCGGAGGTTTGGCTTACTGGCGGGTAACGGTGGCGCGTACGATGCCGCAGTTTACCGACTTCGGAATCGACGATGATAGCGGCTCACAGTTGCGCGACCAGTTGCTGGCGGCCACCAAGCGGGTTAAATCAGCTTGGCACGACGATGCCTATCCGATCGTGGTGTCGCTGATGTTCGAAGGGAACAAGGCATCGGAACAGACCCGGCCGATTGTTTATTTTTCCTCGCCCACCGATCTGAATAATGACTTTTTCGTCGAATTTTCACCTGATCTGAAGAGTATTGGTACCAGCGCCTCCGAACCCAAAGAACAGATGCAGCCATTAGTCGGACGACAGGCTCTGACGCCGGATAACTGGCCGATCGGCTATAATGAGATTCTTAGAACGGCGGAAGAAAACGGCGGCTGCCAGTTTCGAAAAGCCCACCCCAAAGCCCAAATCATTATGGAATTATCAAATACTCAGGGCATAGGTTCAGAATGGGCGGTGTATTATGCCGACCGGGACGAAGAGCTGAATATTTCCAAATTAACGGTATTTATCAATTCAATTACCGGACAAGTCAACGAAAAGAAATCATAACTAATTGATTCTATTAGACAAGGAGACTAACCGTGCCCCGAGAGTACAGCCTAGACCACACCCGTAATATCGGCATTATTGCCCACATCGATGCTGGCAAGACCACCGTCAGCGAACGCATTCTTTTTTATACCGGCAAAAAGCATAAAATTGGCGAGGTCCATGAGGGTGAAGCCGAAATGGACTGGATGGAACAAGAGCAGGAACGCGGTATTACCATTACCTCGGCGGCGACCACGTGCGCCTGGAAAGAACACCGGATCAACATAATCGATACGCCCGGCCACATTGATTTTACCGTGGAAGTACAGCGCAGCTTGCGGGTGCTTGATGGCGGGGTGGTGGTATTTGATGGCGTGGCTGGAGTCGAGCCGCAGTCCGAAACCGTCTGGCACCAGGCGGAGAAGTTCAACGTGCCGTTGATCGCTTTTGTGAACAAAATGGATCGAACTGGCGCTGATTTTTACGCCGACCTGGCTTCGATACACGAGCGACTGACCACGCACGCCCACCCTATTCAGCTGCCGATTGGCGCCGAAGAGAATTTTCTGGGCCTGATTGATCTGTTTACCCGCCAGGCCTTTGTGTACAAGGATGAGCTAGGCAAAGAGTGGGAGGTCACCGAAGTGCCGGCCGATATGAAAGAATTGGTGGAAAAATACCGTTCCGAATTGATCGAAGCCATCGCCGAACAAGACGACGTGCTTCTAAACAAGGTGCTGGAAGGCCAGGAGCCAACCATTGAAGAATTAAAAACCGTTTTACGCCACGCAACGATCACTAACAAGATCGTGCCGGTATTATGCGGTTCGGCTTTGAAGAATAAGGGCGTGCAATTCCTGCTCGATTCCGTCAATGATTTCCTGCCCTCGCCATTGGACGTACCGCCGGTTAAGGGCCTGAACCCAAAGACCGAGCAGGAAGAAGAGCGCAAAGCCGATGAAAACGAACCCTTTGCCGCGCTGGCCTTCAAGATTGCGGCCGATCCTTACGTGGGTAAATTATGCTTTTTCCGGGTATATTCGGGCAAATTAACCGCCGGGTCTTATATCTATAACACGACTACGGGCGATAAAGAGCGAATTGGCCGGATTGTGCGTTTGCATGCCAATCATCGGGAAGAAGTGACCGAAGTGTATGCCGGCGATATCGCGGCGGCGGTCGGCCTGAAGAACACTTTCACAGGGCATACTATTTGTGATCCCGACCATCCGATTATATTGGAATCAATCGTCTTTCCTGAACCGGTTATTTCCGTGGCCATCGAGCCGAAGACTAAGGCCGACCAGGAAAAGATGGGTATTGCGTTGGCTCGGTTAACCGAAGAAGACCCGACTTTCCGTGTGAAATCAAACGAAGAGACGAACCAAACCGTGATATCGGGCATGGGTGAACTGCATTTGGAGATTATCGTCGATCGGATGAAGCGGGAATTTAACGTTGAAGCCAATACGGGCGCTCCCCAAGTCGCCTACAAAGAAACCATTCTCGGTAGTGCCGAGGGCGAAGGTAAATACGTGCGCCAATCCGGCGGCCGCGGTCAGTATGGCCACTGTTGGATTAAGGTAGAACCTCGGGAACGCGGCACTGGCCATGAATTTGTCGACGAGGTGAAAGGCGGTGCCATTCCCAAAGAGTTCATCCTCCCTATTCGCAAGGGTGTCAATGAGTCATTGAGCAGTGGCGTGGTGGCCGGTTATCCGATGATCGATATCAAAGCTACGGTCTATGACGGCAGTTTCCACGAAGTCGACTCGTCCGAAGCCGCGTTTAAAATTGCCGGTTCCATGGCGCTCCAAACAGCCTGTAATAAGGCCAATCCGATTATTCTGGAACCAATCATGAAAGTCGAGGTAATTGTGCCGGAACAGTACATGGGCGACGTGATTGGCGATTTGAACTCAAAACGCGGCCAAATACAGGAAATGAAGGATCGGGGCAATGCCAAGGTGGTTGACGCTAAAGTACCGTTGGCTGAAATGTTCGGTTATGCCACCCAACTTCGTTCAATCACTCAGGGTCGGGGCAGCTATAATATGGAATTTCTGGAATACGCCGAGGTGCCCAGACACATCGCGGAGCAGCTCAAAGAAGGCCGCACCGGCGGACGAAAGGGCCGTTAGCGCAGTTTTTCCAAGCTGCCACCAGAGCACTCTAAGTTACTCAATGCGGGGATAAACCCTTGACAAATCCCGCTATAAGAATAAAATAGTAACACTGTCGCATACAAAAATACCTAATATTAGCTCAAAATAATCATATATCAGCCCAAGTTTGGCTGGACTTGCGCAATTGAGAGCACTTTGCTATAATCTCTATTGCGAAACGATAAACAATTAATATTTACTGGGTTAATCTCCCAGACTAAGCCGAGGAATCATCACAATGGCAGACAAATTTGAACGAAAAAAGCCGCATGTAAACGTTGGTACTATCGGGCACGTCGATCACGGTAAAACTACCTTGACCGCGGCGATTTTGAAAGTTTTAAAAGACAAGGGTTTTGTCGCCCAGGACAAGTCAGTCGATCAGATTGACAACGCGCCTGAGGAAAAAGAGCGCGGTATTACTATCGCGACGGCCCACGTTGAATATGAGTCCGAGAAGCGGCATTACGCCCACGTTGACTGTCCGGGCCATGCCGACTATATCAAAAATATGATCACCGGCGCCGCCCAGATGGATGGAGCCATTCTGGTCGTGTCCGCCGCCGAGGGCCCGATGCCTCAGACCCGCGAACACATTCTGCTGGCTTATCAAGTAGGCGTACCGAATATCGTCGTCTACCTAAACAAAGTCGATCAGGTTGACGATCAGGAATTGATCGATTTGGTTGAAGTTGAAGTACGCGACTTGCTAAAGAAATACAAGTACCCCGGCGATACTATTCCGGTAATTCGTGGTTCCGCACTCAAAGCCCTGGAAGGCGATGAGGAACAGGCCAAGAGCATTATGCAACTTATCGAAGCACTCGATACCAGCATCCCGGAACCAAAACGGGCCACCGATCAGCCGTTCTTAATGCCGATTGAAGACATCTTCTCGATTGAAGGTCGCGGCACGGTCGTAACCGGCCGAATTGATCGCGGCGTGGTGAAATTGAACGATGAAGTAGAAATCGTTGGTATCAAACCAACCCAGAAAACTGTGGTCACCGGCATTGAAATGTTCAACAAGTCGCTGGATCAAGGCGAAGCGGGCGACAACGCCGGTATTCTGATTCGCGGCACCAAGAAAGAAGACGTCGAGCGCGGCCAAGTCTTGGCGGCGCCCGGCTCGATTACACCCCACTCTGAATTCGAAGGCGAAGTCTATATTCTGACCAAGGAAGAGGGCGGCCGGCACACCCCGTTCTTCAACGGCTACAAACCCCAATTCTATGTCCGAACGACCGATGTTACCGGAGATGTCACACTGCCCGAAGGTACCGAAATGGTTATGCCGGGTGATACAGTAAACCTGAAGATCAAACTGATTGGCCCGGTGGCGCTGGAAGAGAAAGTTCGTTTCGCGATTCGCGAGGGCGGCCATACGGTCGGCGCCGGTATCGTTACGAAAATTATCAGCTAACCAGATTACTGACACCGCTCGACCGGATCGTTAACAATCAACCGATACCATGCCAAACCCAGTCGCCAACGAGACCACCGATGAAAAGCAGCGCATCCGGATAAAGATTCGGGCGTATGATCACAAGATTATCGACCAATCTACCCGCACGATCATTGATACGGCGGAACGCAGTGGCGCTCAGGTGTGTGGTCCGATACCGTTGCCGACAGAGAAGAGCAAGTATACCGTGATCCGCTCGCCATTCGTACACAAGAACTCCCGGGAGCAATTCGAGATGCGGGTACACAAGCGGCTGATCGATATCATCAATCCAACAGCCAAGACGGTTGATGCGCTGATGAGCCTCAATCTGCCGGCGGGCGTGGATATCGAAATCAAGATGTAAGTAATTCACAACTGAATATAGGGTCCGCCTGCGCTCCTCGATAGAACTCGGAGCTACGGTGGACAGGTAAATAGGTTCCGGGGATGACAATACATGAATTGGTCATCCTGATAGGGGAAAGTCGCGTTAATCCCCGGATAACAATTTGCCATCAAAGACCGGGCTATCCGCTTTTTGCTGGCTACCGGTTTTTTAGATGTATCGATCAATATGAAATTCATTCTTGGTAAAAAAATAGGCATGTCACAGATATTCCGGGACAACGGTGAAGCCGTGCCGGTAACTGTGGTTGAGGCTGGCCCGTGCCCAGTGACGCTGGTTCGTTCCCATGAAAAAAACGGGTATGAAGCTATTCAGATCGGCTTTGGTATGAAGAAAAAACAGACTCGGCCGACCCAAGGACAGCTGAAGGATTTGCCGGCCGTGCGTTACCGACGTGAATTTCGATTGGCCACACCGGGTGAATATAAGCGTGGCGATACCATCAAGGCGGAGCAGTTTAATCCGGGAGATGTGGTGAAGGTAACCGGTATATCAATGGGTAAGGGATTCCAGGGCGTGGTGAAACGGCATGGTTTCCACGGCGGTCCCGCTTCACACGGACACAAAGACAATCTGCGCGCGCCCGGTTCGATCGGCGCCGGCGGCATTCAGCGGGTGCTAAAAGGAACTCGTATGGCAGGCCGCATGGGTAATGATCAAATCACGGTACGAAATCTAGAAGTTGTGGAAGTCTGTCCCGAAGAAAACCTCATCTTGATAAAAGGTGCCGTGCCGGGGGCACGCAACGCGTTATTAAAGATTCAGACGCTGAAAGAGGCGCCGATTGAAAATACGAAGGCATAATTGCATGATCAAACTTAATGTCAAAGATCAGAATGGAAAAGTAGTCGGCGAAACGGTATTAGAGCCGGCAATATTTGAAGCACCTGCAAAGGTTGACTTGGTTCATCAGGTCGCGGTAGCTATGGCCGCAAACGCCCGTCCAGTGTTGGCTAACGTCAAGAACCGGTCGGACGTACGCGGCGGCGGTCGCAAACCGTGGAAACAAAAGGGTACTGGCCGGGCCCGCCAAGGTTCTATCCGTGCGCCACAATGGCGCGGCGGCGGATCAGTGTTTGGCCCGAAGAGTGATCGTAATTTTGCCCAGAAGATCAATAAGAAGATGAAGCGCGCCGCGCTATTTGGTGTTTTAAGTGATCGAGCTAAGCATGAACACGTTTCGATCGTTGATAAATTTGATTTGGATGTCCCTAAAACTAAGTCGCTAGTTACTTTATTTAAAAATGTTGGTTTGCCTCAGAGCGGCGTACTTTTCATAATTCCCAAGAGCAATCTGGCCATCCAGCAATCCGGTCGTAATCTTCCCAAAATCGATATTCGTCCAGCCAATAGTCTCAATGTAGTTGATGCGCTTAACCACCGCCAGATCATTTTTACGAGCGAATCACTAGCGGCATTTACCAATCTCTATATCAAGAAGTAATCATATGAGTTTTCTCGACCGATTCAAGAAGCAACACGATCGCCAACCGGAACGCAGCACCGCGGCTCTCTTGGCGAAATCGGAAACGAAACCCAAAACACCGACCGAATCAAAGTCAGTCGTCAAAACTTCTGCCGCTAAGAAAGCTGACAGCAGTCGTAATCACAAAACAATGCCTGGGGCATTTCGTCTGGTCAGCCGCCCGTTGATAACCGAGAAAACGGCCCAGCTAGGTGCATTGAACAAATATGTTTTTGAGGTTCCGATTTCTGCCAACCGACAGGAAGTGGCTAAGGCGATTCGTAGCATATATAATGTTGCGCCGATCCAGGTAAATATGCTTCGCGTATCGGGCAAGTCGGTACGCTACGGACAGTCCAGCGGAATAACCAAAGACTGGAAAAAAGCCATTGTGACCGTGGCGGCGGGGCAGACTATTAATGTTCAGGACGGAGTATAATCATGGCTATCAAACGATACAAACCTACCACCTCGGGAATGCGCCATGCTAGCGTATTAGTTGATCGTACCTTGACGAAGGAGCGTCCCCACAAGTCATTGATTGAAATAATCAAGCGTACGGGTGGTCGGAATAACCATGGTCGTATTACCGTACGGCATCGGGGCGGCGGGCATCGCCGGTTTTACCGATTGGTTGACTTTCGCCGCGATCAATATGACCAAGTTGCGACTGTGTTGAGGCTGGAATACGATCCAAATCGTACGGCTAACTTAGCGCTGATTCAATATCCATCAGGCGATAAATCGTATATACTAGCACCTAATACTTTAAAGGTTGGCGATAGCGTGGTTTCATCTCGTGACAAAGTCGAGATTAAACCAGGTAATCGGATGCCGTTAAAGCACATCCCGATCGGTATGCAGCTCTATGAAATCGAATTCACGCCTGGTCGAGGCGCCACTCTGGCCCGATCGGCTGGCAACAGTATCGCCCTGATGAGTTTGGAGGGTGATTTCGCCCAACTCAAGCTGCCCTCCGGTGAAATTCGACATTTTTCGAAAGACTGCATGGCGACTATAGGCGTTGTGGGCAATGCTGATCACAAAAATATCCGAATAGGCAAAGCCGGTCGGATGCGGTGGAAGGGCATTCGTCCAACCGTGCGCGGCAAAGCCATGAATCCAGTCGACCACCCACATGGCGGTGGCGAAGGCAAGCACCCGATTGGCATGAAGCATCCGAAGACTCCTTGGGGCAAACCGGCCCTGGGGGTAAAGACGCGGCCACAGAAGAAAGAATCCAATCGTTTGATAATTAAACGAAGGAAATAAATGTCACGGAGCCTGAAAAAAGGACCATTTACCGATCCGAAATTACTCAAGAAATTGGGTAAGTTACGGGTGGGCGATAAAACGGTGATCAAAACCTGGTCGCGAGATTCCGTGATTTCACCGGCGATGGTAGGGTTTTATTTCGGGGTGCACAATGGTCGCGAGCACACATCTGTTTTCGTAGTCGAAAACATGGTCGGGCACCGATTGGGTGAATTTTCACCAACTAAAAAATTCGTGCGCCATGGTGGTCGAATGCAGCGCGATCAAGAAGCGGCTGCCGCTGACGCACAACGCAAACAGGCCGCCCCGGAACCAGACAAGGCCCCAGCCAAGAAATAATTTACGAAGATTATGGAAGTTACCGCCAATTTATATCACTATCGCAGTTCCTCGCTCAAGGTCAGACTGGCTACCCAGTTTGTCCGTGGTCTGCCTGTCGCCAAGGCTCAAGCTCAGCTTCAGTTCTCACCCCGAGCGGCCGCCAAGCCGATATTAAAGCTACTAAATTCGGCTATTGCCAACGCGGAACATAATCACAAGATGTCAACCGAAGGCTTGTATATCAAAGAGTTGCTTGTAACTGAGGGCGCCACACTGAAACGATTTCGCCCCCGGGCGTTCGGCCGCGCCGGCACTATTCGTAAGCGAACTGTCCACGTTACTTTGGTGCTAGCTGACCGTAATGCGGGCAAGACAAAAGAAAAGGTTGCCACAGCTAAGGTGGCCAAAACAGCCGAGGCCAGCCATCCGAAAACGACCGCCAAACCAGACGCCGCGAAAAAATCTACGGCTAAAGCAGCCGATAAAAAACCAGCCGTAACCTAACTCATCTATTACTATGGGACAAAAAGTTGATCCACGCAGTTTCAGACTCAACGGTACCACCACCTGGAAATCGAAATGGTTCAGCCAGAATAATTTTGGTGAACTGCTGGAAATGGATCAGAAGATTAGGACTTACCTGTCAAAGAAGCTGCGTGAAGCCGGTTTGGCTCGGGTAGAGATCGAACGTTCATCGAACGCGCTCACGATTCACTTGCACACATCACGCCCGGGCGTTGTAATCGGCCGGGGTGGCGCGGGCGTTGAAGATCTGAAGAAAATTATCCGTCAAAAGTTTCTCAAGACCAACCAGTCATTGAATGTCAATATTCACGAAGTGGCTCAGCCTTTCTTGAGCGCCGAACTAGTCGTGCAATCAATGATTGATCAGATTGAGAAACGGATGCCATTCCGCCGCGTATTGAAGACTACCATCCAGCAGGTCGAACGAGCCGGCGCGCAAGGAATTAAAGTGATGGTAGCTGGTCGCTTGAATGGCGCCGAGATCGCCCGAACCGAAAAGTTAACCTCCGGTAAAATACCGTTGCATACTATTCGAGCCGATATCGATTACGCTCAGGGCACCGCTCGCACCACCTATGGTGCCATTGGCATCAAAGCCTGGGTCTATCGCGGCGATGTATTTCAAAAAGAAACTCAGAAGCCGAAAGCCTAACGCACGCCTATGCCTTTAATGAATCCCAGAAAAGTTAAACACCGGAAAATGCAGCGCGGTAAACAGCGCGGTTGGGCCAGCCGAAAGACGTTGGTTAATTTCGGCAGCTACGGTCTCAAAGCGGTCACGCCGGCGCTAGTTACCGCACGTCAGATTGAAGCAGCCCGGCGGGCCATTACTCGTTTTGTCCAAAAAGGTGGTAAGATCTGGATTCGCATATTTCCCGATAAACCAGTTACCATAAAAGGATCCGAAGTCAGAATGGGCGGCGGTAAGGGGGCGGTCGATCATTATGTGGCCGTAGTCAAGCCCGGTACGGTCATGATCGAAATGGATGGCGTGGCGGTATCAGTTGCCAAGGAAGCCTTTCGTCTGGCCGCGTTCAAATTACCCGTCAAAACCCGTTTGGTAGTGAAATAACCCATATGAAATTTTCTGAATTACAATCCAAATCGGTCAAAGAGCTGCGTCTGTTACTGGCTGAATTGCGGGAGAAGCAGCGCGAGTTACGTTTTAAAATATCGGCTGACCAACATAAGAATGTCCGGGAAATCAGAGTCGTGAAGAAGACCATCGCCAAGATACTGACCCTGTTGCGACGCGAACCGCGTGAGGTAGTCAAACAAGCTCAACCACCTAAGCAATCATAATACTTATGGAAAAACGTGCTCACAAACGAACGTTAAAAGGTAAGGTGGTATCGGTGGCTATGGCCAAAACCGTGGTAGTCCAGATTGATCGTACCAAAATCCACCCGATCTATCACAAGCGGTACCAAACCAGCCGGCGCTATAAGGCTCACGATCCAGAAAAAAAGTTTCAAGTGGGCGACTATGTAGTAATGGAGGAAACTCGGCCAATTTCCAAGGATAAACGCTGGCGCGTGCTTAAGAAAGTTAATGAAGAAAAGTCATGATTCAACTTGGTTCCAGGCTATCGGTAGCTGATAATACCGGCGCCAAACAACTGGCTTGTATCAAGGTACGTTATGGCTATCAACGGCGCTACGCTCGGATTGGCGATGTCATTACCTGCAGTATAAAGCAGGCCGCTCCGCACTCACAGGTGAAAAAGAGCGATGTGGTTCAGGCGGTGATCGTCAGACAGCGCAAAGAAATGCGCCGATCGGATGGCAGCTATATCCGCTTTGACGATAATGCCGCCGTAATCATCGATTTAAAATCGAAAGACCCCAAGGGCACCCGTATTTTTGGACCGGTGGCGCGCGAACTGCGTGCGCGCGGTTATGCCAAGATAATCTCATTAGCACCCGAAGTCGTTTAAATATATGGCACACAAGATTAAAAAAGGCGACACAGTGGCCATGCGCGCCGGCAAAGACGCGGGCAAGCGAGCTAAGATCACTCAGGTATTTCCAGCCACCAATCGCGTAGTTGTCGACGGTTTAAATGCTTTTACGAAGCATCTCAAGCCACGCCGGCAAAACGAAAAAGGGCAGAAGATTACCGTCAGCGCGCCGGTGGCGATCTCAAAAGTTATCCTGATTTGTCCCAAATGCAGCAAACCAACGCGCGTCGGTTATAAGATATTAGACAATAAACAGAAAGTCCGCGTTTGTCATAAATGTCACGAGGTAATTGAT contains:
- the rpsS gene encoding 30S ribosomal protein S19; this translates as MSRSLKKGPFTDPKLLKKLGKLRVGDKTVIKTWSRDSVISPAMVGFYFGVHNGREHTSVFVVENMVGHRLGEFSPTKKFVRHGGRMQRDQEAAAADAQRKQAAPEPDKAPAKK
- the rplC gene encoding 50S ribosomal protein L3 is translated as MKFILGKKIGMSQIFRDNGEAVPVTVVEAGPCPVTLVRSHEKNGYEAIQIGFGMKKKQTRPTQGQLKDLPAVRYRREFRLATPGEYKRGDTIKAEQFNPGDVVKVTGISMGKGFQGVVKRHGFHGGPASHGHKDNLRAPGSIGAGGIQRVLKGTRMAGRMGNDQITVRNLEVVEVCPEENLILIKGAVPGARNALLKIQTLKEAPIENTKA
- the fusA gene encoding elongation factor G: MPREYSLDHTRNIGIIAHIDAGKTTVSERILFYTGKKHKIGEVHEGEAEMDWMEQEQERGITITSAATTCAWKEHRINIIDTPGHIDFTVEVQRSLRVLDGGVVVFDGVAGVEPQSETVWHQAEKFNVPLIAFVNKMDRTGADFYADLASIHERLTTHAHPIQLPIGAEENFLGLIDLFTRQAFVYKDELGKEWEVTEVPADMKELVEKYRSELIEAIAEQDDVLLNKVLEGQEPTIEELKTVLRHATITNKIVPVLCGSALKNKGVQFLLDSVNDFLPSPLDVPPVKGLNPKTEQEEERKADENEPFAALAFKIAADPYVGKLCFFRVYSGKLTAGSYIYNTTTGDKERIGRIVRLHANHREEVTEVYAGDIAAAVGLKNTFTGHTICDPDHPIILESIVFPEPVISVAIEPKTKADQEKMGIALARLTEEDPTFRVKSNEETNQTVISGMGELHLEIIVDRMKREFNVEANTGAPQVAYKETILGSAEGEGKYVRQSGGRGQYGHCWIKVEPRERGTGHEFVDEVKGGAIPKEFILPIRKGVNESLSSGVVAGYPMIDIKATVYDGSFHEVDSSEAAFKIAGSMALQTACNKANPIILEPIMKVEVIVPEQYMGDVIGDLNSKRGQIQEMKDRGNAKVVDAKVPLAEMFGYATQLRSITQGRGSYNMEFLEYAEVPRHIAEQLKEGRTGGRKGR
- the rpsJ gene encoding 30S ribosomal protein S10, which gives rise to MPNPVANETTDEKQRIRIKIRAYDHKIIDQSTRTIIDTAERSGAQVCGPIPLPTEKSKYTVIRSPFVHKNSREQFEMRVHKRLIDIINPTAKTVDALMSLNLPAGVDIEIKM
- the rpsC gene encoding 30S ribosomal protein S3, which gives rise to MGQKVDPRSFRLNGTTTWKSKWFSQNNFGELLEMDQKIRTYLSKKLREAGLARVEIERSSNALTIHLHTSRPGVVIGRGGAGVEDLKKIIRQKFLKTNQSLNVNIHEVAQPFLSAELVVQSMIDQIEKRMPFRRVLKTTIQQVERAGAQGIKVMVAGRLNGAEIARTEKLTSGKIPLHTIRADIDYAQGTARTTYGAIGIKAWVYRGDVFQKETQKPKA
- the rplN gene encoding 50S ribosomal protein L14; the protein is MIQLGSRLSVADNTGAKQLACIKVRYGYQRRYARIGDVITCSIKQAAPHSQVKKSDVVQAVIVRQRKEMRRSDGSYIRFDDNAAVIIDLKSKDPKGTRIFGPVARELRARGYAKIISLAPEVV
- the rpsQ gene encoding 30S ribosomal protein S17, with protein sequence MEKRAHKRTLKGKVVSVAMAKTVVVQIDRTKIHPIYHKRYQTSRRYKAHDPEKKFQVGDYVVMEETRPISKDKRWRVLKKVNEEKS
- the rplW gene encoding 50S ribosomal protein L23, with the protein product MSFLDRFKKQHDRQPERSTAALLAKSETKPKTPTESKSVVKTSAAKKADSSRNHKTMPGAFRLVSRPLITEKTAQLGALNKYVFEVPISANRQEVAKAIRSIYNVAPIQVNMLRVSGKSVRYGQSSGITKDWKKAIVTVAAGQTINVQDGV
- the rplD gene encoding 50S ribosomal protein L4; protein product: MIKLNVKDQNGKVVGETVLEPAIFEAPAKVDLVHQVAVAMAANARPVLANVKNRSDVRGGGRKPWKQKGTGRARQGSIRAPQWRGGGSVFGPKSDRNFAQKINKKMKRAALFGVLSDRAKHEHVSIVDKFDLDVPKTKSLVTLFKNVGLPQSGVLFIIPKSNLAIQQSGRNLPKIDIRPANSLNVVDALNHRQIIFTSESLAAFTNLYIKK
- the rplP gene encoding 50S ribosomal protein L16, producing MPLMNPRKVKHRKMQRGKQRGWASRKTLVNFGSYGLKAVTPALVTARQIEAARRAITRFVQKGGKIWIRIFPDKPVTIKGSEVRMGGGKGAVDHYVAVVKPGTVMIEMDGVAVSVAKEAFRLAAFKLPVKTRLVVK
- the tuf gene encoding elongation factor Tu, which encodes MADKFERKKPHVNVGTIGHVDHGKTTLTAAILKVLKDKGFVAQDKSVDQIDNAPEEKERGITIATAHVEYESEKRHYAHVDCPGHADYIKNMITGAAQMDGAILVVSAAEGPMPQTREHILLAYQVGVPNIVVYLNKVDQVDDQELIDLVEVEVRDLLKKYKYPGDTIPVIRGSALKALEGDEEQAKSIMQLIEALDTSIPEPKRATDQPFLMPIEDIFSIEGRGTVVTGRIDRGVVKLNDEVEIVGIKPTQKTVVTGIEMFNKSLDQGEAGDNAGILIRGTKKEDVERGQVLAAPGSITPHSEFEGEVYILTKEEGGRHTPFFNGYKPQFYVRTTDVTGDVTLPEGTEMVMPGDTVNLKIKLIGPVALEEKVRFAIREGGHTVGAGIVTKIIS
- the rpmC gene encoding 50S ribosomal protein L29 — its product is MKFSELQSKSVKELRLLLAELREKQRELRFKISADQHKNVREIRVVKKTIAKILTLLRREPREVVKQAQPPKQS
- the rplX gene encoding 50S ribosomal protein L24, yielding MAHKIKKGDTVAMRAGKDAGKRAKITQVFPATNRVVVDGLNAFTKHLKPRRQNEKGQKITVSAPVAISKVILICPKCSKPTRVGYKILDNKQKVRVCHKCHEVID
- the rplV gene encoding 50S ribosomal protein L22, which gives rise to MEVTANLYHYRSSSLKVRLATQFVRGLPVAKAQAQLQFSPRAAAKPILKLLNSAIANAEHNHKMSTEGLYIKELLVTEGATLKRFRPRAFGRAGTIRKRTVHVTLVLADRNAGKTKEKVATAKVAKTAEASHPKTTAKPDAAKKSTAKAADKKPAVT
- the rplB gene encoding 50S ribosomal protein L2 — protein: MAIKRYKPTTSGMRHASVLVDRTLTKERPHKSLIEIIKRTGGRNNHGRITVRHRGGGHRRFYRLVDFRRDQYDQVATVLRLEYDPNRTANLALIQYPSGDKSYILAPNTLKVGDSVVSSRDKVEIKPGNRMPLKHIPIGMQLYEIEFTPGRGATLARSAGNSIALMSLEGDFAQLKLPSGEIRHFSKDCMATIGVVGNADHKNIRIGKAGRMRWKGIRPTVRGKAMNPVDHPHGGGEGKHPIGMKHPKTPWGKPALGVKTRPQKKESNRLIIKRRK
- the rpsG gene encoding 30S ribosomal protein S7, giving the protein MQPAPKRQVAPDPKHRNVIIGKFINHVMERGKKTVAQGVVYDMLEIVSEKTKQDPLEIFDSAIRNVSPAVEVKSRRIGGANYQIPIEVRGDRRLMLAMRWIINAARGQKGRKMSQKLADEIIAAANSQGEAIKKKEDVQRMAEANRAFAHFA